The genomic DNA GGCGAACGTGACGATCTACGGCGAGTCGGCTGGTTCGTTCGACGTCTGCGCGCACGTCGTCTCGGCCGGCAGCCAGCCGCTGTTCCAGAAGGCGATCAGCGAGAGCGGCGGCTGCACCGTCGGCGTCAACACGAATCAGGAGTCGATCGATCAGGCCGATGTGATTGCCGACGCCGTCGGCTGCGGTGACGCCGAGGACCGGCTCGCGTGCCTGCGCGGCGTATCGACCGGAGACCTGCTCGATGCCGGGCCGCTCGTCGCGCTGGTCGGAGAAGGAACCAATCTGGCGATTTCGGTCGACGGCGGATTCCTCACGGATCTACCGATCAACCTGTTCGACGACGCCGTCGAAGACACCACGCTGATCCCGAGAAAGCCGTACATCCTCGGTTCGAACACCGACGAAGGAACTCTGTTCTTCGTCAACAGCCCCGAGCTGACGCCCGAAGAGTACACCGCAGAGCTGATCAGCCGGTTCGACACCGACGCAGCGGCAGTCGAGGCGATGTATCCGGCGTCGAACTACGATTCACCGCGCGATGCTCTCATCCACGTGTTCGGCGACGCCGCGCTGGTCTGTTCGACGTACGATACGGCGAAGCGCTACTCGCGCATCAAGGCCAACAAGGCGCGGACGTTCGTTTACAACTTTGACCGCAAGCCGCCCCTCGGCCTGATCGATTCGCTCAATCTCGGCGTGTTCCACGGAATCGAGATCGGCTTCGTGTTCAACTCGATCGACGACTTCGGCGCGACCGACAAGATCCTGTCGGCGAGCGTACAGCAGTACTGGTCGTCGCTTGCGACCACCGGCAAGCCGAAG from Candidatus Limnocylindrales bacterium includes the following:
- a CDS encoding carboxylesterase family protein, which codes for MKRFVSRQTAAAALILSAAFGLPALASAQTLIATADGNVQGQVTDGAREFLGIPYAAPPVGPLRFKPPQDPTPWVVTLDATAYPPACSQLPTLTNNNTRIENEDCLYLNVWTPNPAPTTPLPVMFWIHGGSNTSGSTGDPVPFPGHTGQFYDGHRMARDNNVIVVSVNYRLNVFGFFGLTEIAAEDPGYPYAGNQGLLDQRKGMQWVHDNIAAFGGDPANVTIYGESAGSFDVCAHVVSAGSQPLFQKAISESGGCTVGVNTNQESIDQADVIADAVGCGDAEDRLACLRGVSTGDLLDAGPLVALVGEGTNLAISVDGGFLTDLPINLFDDAVEDTTLIPRKPYILGSNTDEGTLFFVNSPELTPEEYTAELISRFDTDAAAVEAMYPASNYDSPRDALIHVFGDAALVCSTYDTAKRYSRIKANKARTFVYNFDRKPPLGLIDSLNLGVFHGIEIGFVFNSIDDFGATDKILSASVQQYWSSLATTGKPKNAGRFKWPKFKEKSWKMLRLDAPLAQLSEYKKAECEFWSSRYEAGTL